A window of Clostridium sp. 'White wine YQ' contains these coding sequences:
- the secF gene encoding protein translocase subunit SecF, with the protein MLKIIEKTKIWFTISLIIMLIGAGFMIYRGGLNLGLDFKGGTQVDIKMPKDFNKGDVDTIVKKYAEDAVTNTVSETVDGSTNEVQIEIKSKSLDSTKVSDMFKELSEKYSLKQDALVSHDEIGPSIGNELTSSAIKALAVAVIAMLIYIAIRFEFKFGLAAIIALFHDILITLSIYAIFNIPVNSPFIAAILTIIGYSINDTIVIFDRIRENQKSMRRNTPIEIADHSLTQTFTRSLNTTLTTLLTTTAVNVFVPSVREFAFPLVVGMACGAYSSIFIASPVWVMLKNRTSK; encoded by the coding sequence ATGCTTAAGATAATAGAAAAAACTAAAATTTGGTTTACAATATCATTAATAATAATGCTAATTGGTGCAGGATTCATGATATATAGAGGTGGACTTAACCTTGGGTTAGACTTTAAAGGTGGTACACAAGTAGATATTAAAATGCCTAAGGATTTCAATAAAGGTGATGTAGATACAATAGTTAAAAAATATGCTGAAGATGCTGTTACAAATACAGTTTCTGAAACTGTAGATGGCTCAACTAACGAAGTTCAAATAGAGATAAAATCTAAGAGTTTAGACTCAACTAAAGTTTCTGACATGTTTAAAGAGTTATCAGAAAAGTATTCTTTAAAACAAGATGCGCTTGTTTCGCATGATGAAATAGGACCTTCAATTGGAAATGAACTTACAAGTAGTGCTATAAAAGCATTAGCAGTTGCAGTTATTGCGATGCTAATTTATATAGCAATTAGATTTGAATTTAAATTTGGATTAGCGGCCATAATAGCTTTATTTCATGATATTTTAATAACTTTATCAATATATGCAATTTTTAATATTCCTGTAAATTCGCCATTTATTGCAGCTATTCTAACAATTATAGGATACTCTATAAATGATACAATAGTAATATTTGATAGAATCAGAGAAAATCAAAAGAGTATGAGAAGAAATACTCCAATTGAAATTGCAGATCATAGTTTAACACAAACATTCACAAGATCGCTTAATACTACATTAACTACATTATTAACTACTACTGCAGTTAATGTGTTTGTACCATCTGTTAGAGAATTTGCATTCCCACTAGTAGTAGGTATGGCATGTGGAGCATATTCTTCAATATTTATTGCTAGCCCAGTTTGGGTAATGCTAAAAAACAGAACTTCAAAATAA